From Halorubrum salinarum, the proteins below share one genomic window:
- a CDS encoding M14 family metallopeptidase, whose protein sequence is MEIHDLGDGEPEVAVVGAIHGDEPCGARAVERLLDADLAPERPVRLIVANEAALDAGERYLDADLNRSFPGNRDAAAHEVRLAADLVDALAGCTTLAIHSTQSYAEPFAVIDSMDEVTRAVAPHLPVDAVIQTDAFTEGRLIEHPHTLEVEAGLQGSEGAADNAYWLARAFLAATGAISAPGADDVLDAGGREDVSVFRLRERIPKPDAEAYEVFARNFERVESGERFAAADGEPLLADEPFYPVLLSPNGYRDQFGYVADRVGTLE, encoded by the coding sequence ATGGAGATTCACGACCTGGGCGACGGGGAGCCCGAGGTCGCCGTGGTCGGCGCGATCCACGGCGACGAGCCCTGCGGCGCCCGCGCCGTCGAGCGCCTGCTCGACGCGGACCTCGCCCCCGAGCGTCCGGTGCGACTGATCGTCGCCAACGAGGCGGCGCTCGACGCCGGCGAGCGGTACCTCGACGCCGACCTCAACCGGTCGTTCCCGGGCAACCGCGACGCGGCGGCCCACGAGGTGCGCCTCGCGGCCGACCTCGTCGACGCGCTGGCGGGGTGTACCACCCTCGCGATCCACTCGACGCAGTCGTACGCCGAGCCGTTCGCCGTCATCGACTCGATGGACGAGGTGACCCGCGCGGTCGCGCCGCACCTCCCCGTCGACGCCGTGATCCAGACCGACGCGTTCACCGAGGGCCGGCTGATCGAGCACCCGCACACGCTCGAAGTGGAGGCCGGGCTCCAGGGCTCCGAGGGCGCCGCCGACAACGCCTACTGGCTCGCCCGCGCGTTCCTCGCGGCGACCGGCGCCATCTCCGCGCCCGGCGCCGACGACGTGCTCGACGCCGGCGGCCGCGAGGACGTGTCCGTGTTCCGGCTCCGCGAGCGGATCCCGAAGCCCGACGCGGAGGCGTACGAGGTGTTCGCGCGCAACTTCGAGCGCGTCGAGTCCGGCGAGCGGTTCGCGGCCGCCGACGGCGAGCCGCTGCTCGCCGACGAGCCCTTCTACCCCGTGCTGCTGTCGCCGAACGGCTACCGCGACCAGTTCGGCTACGTCGCCGACCGGGTCGGCACCCTGGAGTAG
- a CDS encoding cupin domain-containing protein encodes MSDTGDPEAVVKRADAVASEPVDAAEGLSKAVLLDESDGAPNFAMRRFELAAGAEVPRHTNAVEHEQYVLSGEYVVGIGDEEHRVSPGDALLIPAGVEHWYRNAGDEPGAFICAVPNGDDTIELVE; translated from the coding sequence ATGAGCGACACAGGCGATCCCGAGGCGGTCGTGAAACGCGCCGACGCGGTCGCGTCCGAGCCGGTCGACGCCGCCGAGGGGCTCTCGAAGGCCGTCCTCCTCGACGAGTCCGACGGCGCCCCGAACTTCGCGATGCGCCGCTTCGAACTCGCGGCGGGCGCCGAGGTCCCGCGCCACACCAACGCGGTCGAACACGAGCAGTACGTCCTTTCCGGCGAGTACGTCGTCGGGATCGGCGACGAGGAGCATCGGGTGTCGCCGGGCGACGCCCTCCTCATCCCCGCGGGCGTCGAACACTGGTACCGGAACGCGGGCGACGAGCCGGGCGCGTTCATCTGTGCGGTGCCGAACGGGGACGACACCATCGAGCTCGTCGAGTAA
- a CDS encoding TRAM domain-containing protein, producing the protein MIPTSPLVVGIAVAVALLALFVLARRLRAPSSEARESKRAHEAAQEREPPVEIGETYEFGVTELTDHHSGDEVAVGKVEGFVVFTEEIPSGLEPGDVIRAKVLSFNEGRTSADATFVERA; encoded by the coding sequence ATGATTCCCACGTCGCCGCTCGTCGTCGGTATCGCCGTGGCGGTCGCGCTGCTCGCGCTGTTCGTGCTCGCCCGCCGGCTCCGCGCGCCGTCGAGCGAGGCGCGCGAGTCGAAACGCGCCCACGAGGCGGCACAGGAGCGCGAGCCGCCCGTCGAGATCGGCGAGACCTACGAGTTCGGCGTCACCGAGCTCACCGACCACCACTCCGGCGACGAGGTCGCCGTCGGGAAGGTCGAGGGGTTCGTCGTCTTCACCGAGGAGATCCCGAGCGGGCTCGAACCGGGCGACGTGATCCGCGCGAAGGTGCTCTCCTTCAACGAGGGGCGTACCTCCGCCGACGCGACGTTCGTCGAACGCGCGTAG
- a CDS encoding DEAD/DEAH box helicase: MKVADAVPEFADAFGFDEFNRMQREALPGILETDHNVVASAPTASGKTALAELAICKTLDAGGTALFVAPLRALTNEKESEWERFEELGYSVYVVSGERDLNPRRAERADVLVTTPEKADSATRKHDSARYSFITDVDCVVIDEVHLLDSEKRGAVLEVTVSRLRRLQDPRVVALSATMPNIDDVAEWLDAPAETTYAFDDEYRPVDLETGVKTYSHGSNAFADKYRRLYRALDLAEPHVREDGQALVFVSSRQDTVQAAKKARDEITERDIPIDSRDDYDFHNEAKELTNDTLRQSVTDGVGFHHAGLGKDDRDRVEEWFKQGKIKFLFSTSTLAWGVNLPARCVVIRDTKYHDPLEGETDISPLDVLQMLGRAGRPEYDDVGYGWVVCDRADADRYRELLRDGKEIESRLAADLESHLNAEIAMGTIRGLEDVMAWLETTFYYVRARSEPDAYDFPTLRDRVRDTLESLVDDGFVAADDDLAIEPTALGRLASKYYLRLDTARRFRRLADRETLTVDSVLETVAAAGEFDSVSARSAESDAIDRILDGRDTDLEDGHRKVFAILLAGMADSIPSDLRSDAWVIRQNALRLLAALAEFLDRFAGPRAANLARRVEARVEHGVSREAVALTAIEGVGSGRAERLADAGLASPVDVVDAGAAGLERAGMSDSVAERIVDAARDCPRVDVDWGDFPEAIAVGENEMCEVAVEAVSGGARAGIRVTVNDVEMTATTTYLDGTATVPVGVFGPPDADELEFVVEVAFPDLPLLPVTATRTVRVE; the protein is encoded by the coding sequence GTGAAGGTCGCGGACGCGGTGCCGGAGTTCGCCGACGCCTTCGGGTTCGACGAGTTCAACCGGATGCAGCGGGAGGCGCTGCCGGGCATCTTAGAGACCGACCACAACGTGGTCGCCTCGGCGCCGACCGCCTCCGGGAAGACGGCGCTCGCCGAGCTCGCCATCTGTAAGACGCTCGACGCGGGCGGGACGGCCCTCTTCGTCGCGCCGCTGCGCGCGCTCACCAACGAGAAGGAGAGCGAATGGGAGCGCTTCGAGGAGCTCGGCTACTCCGTCTACGTCGTCTCGGGCGAGCGCGACCTCAACCCGCGCCGCGCCGAGCGCGCCGACGTGCTGGTGACGACCCCCGAGAAGGCCGACAGCGCGACCCGGAAGCACGACTCCGCGCGCTACTCCTTTATCACCGACGTGGACTGCGTCGTCATCGACGAGGTCCACCTGCTCGACTCCGAGAAGCGCGGCGCGGTGCTCGAAGTCACCGTCTCGCGGCTCCGCCGACTCCAGGACCCCCGCGTCGTGGCGCTGTCGGCGACGATGCCGAACATCGACGACGTCGCGGAGTGGCTGGACGCGCCCGCGGAGACGACCTACGCCTTCGACGACGAGTACCGCCCGGTCGACCTGGAGACGGGCGTGAAGACGTACTCGCACGGCTCGAACGCCTTCGCCGACAAGTACCGGCGGCTCTACCGCGCGCTCGACCTGGCCGAGCCGCACGTCCGCGAGGACGGGCAGGCCCTGGTGTTCGTCTCCTCGCGGCAGGACACGGTCCAGGCGGCCAAGAAGGCGCGCGACGAGATCACCGAACGCGACATCCCGATCGACTCGCGGGACGACTACGACTTCCACAACGAGGCCAAGGAGCTCACCAACGACACGCTCCGCCAGTCGGTCACGGACGGCGTCGGCTTCCACCACGCCGGCCTCGGGAAGGACGACCGCGACCGCGTCGAGGAGTGGTTCAAGCAGGGGAAGATCAAGTTCCTCTTCTCGACGTCGACGCTGGCGTGGGGGGTGAACCTCCCCGCGCGCTGCGTCGTGATCCGCGACACCAAGTACCACGACCCGCTGGAGGGGGAGACCGACATCTCGCCGCTGGACGTGCTCCAGATGCTCGGGCGCGCCGGCCGGCCGGAGTACGACGACGTGGGGTACGGCTGGGTGGTCTGCGACCGCGCGGACGCCGACAGGTACCGCGAGCTGTTGCGCGACGGCAAGGAGATCGAGTCGCGGCTCGCCGCCGACCTCGAGTCGCACCTCAACGCCGAGATCGCGATGGGGACGATCCGCGGGCTCGAGGACGTGATGGCGTGGTTGGAGACCACCTTCTACTACGTCCGCGCGCGGTCGGAGCCGGACGCGTACGACTTCCCGACGCTCCGCGACCGCGTGCGCGACACGCTCGAATCGCTCGTCGACGACGGGTTCGTCGCGGCCGACGACGACCTCGCGATCGAGCCGACCGCCCTCGGCCGGCTCGCCTCGAAGTACTACCTCCGACTCGACACCGCGCGCCGCTTCCGCCGCCTCGCCGACCGCGAGACGCTGACGGTCGATTCGGTGCTGGAGACGGTCGCGGCCGCCGGGGAGTTCGACTCCGTCTCGGCGCGGTCGGCCGAGTCGGACGCGATCGACCGCATCCTCGACGGGCGCGACACCGACTTGGAGGACGGCCACCGCAAGGTGTTCGCCATCCTGCTCGCCGGCATGGCGGACTCGATCCCCTCGGACCTCCGGTCCGACGCGTGGGTGATCCGACAGAACGCGCTCCGTCTGCTCGCCGCGCTCGCGGAGTTCCTCGACCGCTTCGCCGGCCCGCGCGCCGCCAACCTCGCCCGCCGCGTCGAGGCGCGCGTCGAGCACGGCGTCTCCCGCGAGGCGGTCGCGCTCACGGCGATCGAGGGGGTCGGCTCCGGTCGCGCCGAGCGCCTCGCCGACGCCGGCCTCGCCTCCCCGGTCGACGTGGTCGACGCCGGCGCGGCGGGCCTCGAACGCGCCGGCATGAGCGACTCCGTCGCGGAGCGGATCGTCGACGCCGCGCGCGACTGCCCCCGCGTCGACGTCGACTGGGGGGACTTCCCCGAGGCCATCGCGGTCGGGGAAAACGAGATGTGCGAGGTCGCCGTCGAGGCCGTTTCCGGCGGCGCGCGCGCCGGGATCCGCGTCACGGTCAACGACGTGGAGATGACCGCGACGACGACGTACCTCGACGGGACCGCGACGGTCCCGGTCGGCGTGTTCGGGCCGCCGGACGCCGACGAACTGGAGTTCGTCGTCGAGGTCGCCTTCCCGGACCTCCCGCTGCTCCCCGTCACCGCGACGCGGACGGTCCGGGTGGAGTGA
- a CDS encoding endonuclease NucS domain-containing protein, whose amino-acid sequence MPQRLRVLAGDCEVTDRGDRTRTHRGRVVVLIKPDDTTLVHDADGYQPVAWLTRPESVVVEGDGDGFTVTARDGSRRLRVVAAEATASRALPVTEAGVPVGTCPDDGGPLVRSRGDVVCLDCEERRGLPAGASVTDATCDDCGLPKIRVERGEPFHLCLDPGCDPMAEAVSDRFDGVWDCPDCDGDLRVRSAPGRVYLGCGNYTDCETTFSFPAGVVVDECDCGLPVFETAAGLGCLDGTCALDGRAVRNEAGSE is encoded by the coding sequence ATGCCGCAGCGACTCCGCGTGCTGGCCGGCGACTGCGAGGTAACCGACCGCGGCGACCGCACCCGCACCCACCGGGGACGGGTCGTCGTCCTGATCAAACCCGACGACACGACGCTCGTCCACGACGCCGACGGCTACCAGCCCGTCGCGTGGCTCACCCGCCCCGAGAGCGTCGTCGTCGAGGGCGACGGCGACGGGTTCACCGTCACCGCCCGCGACGGCTCCCGGCGGCTCCGCGTCGTCGCGGCGGAGGCGACCGCGAGCCGCGCGCTCCCCGTCACCGAGGCCGGCGTCCCGGTCGGGACCTGCCCCGACGACGGCGGGCCGCTCGTTCGCTCGCGCGGCGACGTGGTCTGCCTGGACTGCGAGGAGCGGCGCGGCCTGCCGGCGGGCGCCAGCGTAACCGACGCGACCTGCGACGACTGCGGGCTCCCGAAGATCCGCGTCGAGCGCGGCGAGCCCTTCCACCTCTGTCTCGACCCGGGCTGTGACCCCATGGCGGAGGCCGTCAGCGACCGCTTCGACGGCGTCTGGGACTGCCCCGACTGCGACGGCGACCTCCGGGTCCGCTCCGCGCCCGGCCGCGTCTACCTCGGCTGCGGGAACTACACGGACTGCGAGACGACCTTCTCGTTCCCGGCCGGCGTCGTCGTCGACGAGTGCGACTGCGGGCTCCCCGTCTTCGAGACTGCGGCGGGGCTCGGCTGTCTGGACGGGACCTGCGCGCTCGACGGTCGCGCGGTGAGGAACGAGGCGGGCTCCGAGTGA
- a CDS encoding EamA family transporter, whose protein sequence is MATGLLFAVAAAVVWGAYLFVLKRAFSEYPPAALTVAVNAAALGWFLAGTGLTVGFGDAAAGLAGLAVPRRFAVVAGTSVATAAAFVLFLRAIEDGAVSYVAPINKVIPMFVLPLEVGLLGQVLAPVQVAGVVVTTLAVYVANYEPGSFFAPLARAARSRPAQLALASAACYAVGDVGKRVALQELAIPGTLWVPLLLAGVAVVLLPAAVRTPIDASRRDIPKFLAAGALVAVGEHLTTVAFAALPASVASPVINTQAIVAVVLGGVLLGERHFRLRLVAAVLAVVGVAMIAG, encoded by the coding sequence ATGGCCACCGGGCTCCTCTTCGCCGTCGCCGCCGCGGTCGTCTGGGGCGCGTACCTCTTCGTCCTGAAGCGCGCCTTCTCCGAGTACCCGCCGGCGGCGCTGACGGTGGCGGTCAACGCCGCGGCGCTCGGGTGGTTCCTCGCGGGCACCGGGCTCACGGTCGGGTTCGGCGACGCCGCGGCCGGCCTTGCCGGGCTCGCCGTCCCCCGGCGGTTCGCCGTCGTCGCCGGGACGAGCGTCGCGACGGCGGCGGCGTTCGTCCTCTTCCTGCGCGCCATCGAGGACGGGGCGGTGTCGTACGTCGCGCCGATCAACAAGGTGATCCCGATGTTCGTCCTCCCGCTGGAGGTCGGGCTGCTCGGCCAGGTGCTGGCGCCGGTCCAGGTCGCCGGGGTCGTCGTCACCACGCTCGCGGTGTACGTCGCGAACTACGAGCCGGGCAGCTTCTTCGCGCCGCTCGCGCGGGCCGCCCGCTCGCGGCCCGCACAACTGGCGCTCGCGAGCGCGGCCTGCTACGCCGTCGGCGACGTGGGCAAGCGGGTCGCGCTCCAGGAGCTCGCGATCCCCGGCACGCTCTGGGTGCCGCTGCTGCTCGCCGGCGTCGCGGTCGTGCTGCTCCCGGCGGCCGTGCGAACCCCGATCGACGCGAGCCGGCGAGACATCCCGAAGTTCCTCGCGGCCGGCGCGCTCGTCGCCGTCGGCGAGCACCTGACCACGGTCGCGTTCGCGGCGCTGCCCGCGAGCGTCGCCTCGCCGGTGATCAACACGCAGGCGATCGTCGCGGTCGTCCTCGGCGGCGTGCTGCTCGGCGAGCGCCACTTCCGGCTCCGGCTCGTCGCGGCCGTCCTCGCGGTGGTCGGCGTCGCCATGATAGCTGGTTGA
- a CDS encoding DUF460 domain-containing protein: MTTRTIRARDRPVFGVDVHSGDVRGDSPSYALVILDPVDEDDPDAPDADGPMARVTRDVVSFRKLCRLIDDREPLYVATDNAYELAADKNELVGFLRSLPDGTRLVQVTGAERPEPLSRVASRHGIPYGKEPMKEAEAAARLAAANVGHEVTAFTDETTVKVSRGRSTGKGGWSQDRYTRRIHGNVRKRTRQVQSKLNEANLDFERDVTEKYGGYANATFTVEARPEDIPVSDSRAGDVRVEVERERRDGIEYEPLVKRRDRVIVGIDPGTTTAAAVVGLDGTVHALYSSRTGDTAEVTEWIVEQGRPIIVAADVEPMPETVEKFRRSFDAAGWRPTTDLPVDEKLHRTREASYDNDHERDALAAALYAYDDHEDQFERIAAKTPPRLDREAVIAGVVAGGSSVEAVIEDLSEDDGDGDDGGDEAETDPTEPERTEEEETIRRLRERVDRLESHAESLEDDLDERDDQIAELESELEEAKREERIEARTRRAVSRLERETDRLERERDEARERVEDLERKVETLKELWRLDHSNFGDVAEGQGLVSVKVVEQFTLDALDAADEAYGLVAGDVVFLRDASGAGRRTAERLAEAEPRAVIRGEGNLSDVADEVLFERGVPVVPADAVPVREVDELAVASEEALVEAVDEWEERAAERRRDEKAERIDRIISEHRAGRTLPETEE; the protein is encoded by the coding sequence GTGACAACCCGGACCATCCGCGCCCGCGACCGGCCGGTGTTCGGCGTCGACGTCCACAGCGGCGACGTCCGCGGCGACAGCCCCTCCTACGCGCTCGTCATCCTCGACCCCGTCGACGAGGACGACCCGGACGCCCCGGACGCGGACGGGCCGATGGCCCGGGTCACCCGCGACGTGGTCTCCTTCCGGAAGCTCTGCCGGCTGATCGACGACCGCGAGCCCCTCTACGTCGCCACCGACAACGCCTACGAGCTGGCGGCCGACAAGAACGAGCTGGTCGGCTTCCTCCGGTCGCTACCGGACGGGACGCGGCTGGTCCAGGTGACCGGCGCCGAGCGCCCGGAGCCGCTCTCGCGGGTCGCCTCCCGGCACGGGATCCCCTACGGGAAGGAGCCGATGAAGGAGGCGGAGGCGGCCGCGCGGCTCGCCGCGGCCAACGTCGGCCACGAGGTGACCGCCTTCACCGACGAGACGACGGTGAAGGTGTCCCGCGGCCGCTCGACGGGCAAGGGCGGGTGGAGTCAGGACCGCTACACCCGGCGAATTCACGGCAACGTCCGGAAGCGGACGCGGCAGGTCCAGTCGAAGCTGAACGAGGCGAACCTCGACTTCGAGCGCGACGTGACCGAGAAGTACGGCGGCTACGCGAACGCGACGTTCACCGTCGAGGCCCGCCCGGAGGACATCCCCGTCTCGGACTCGCGGGCCGGTGACGTGCGCGTCGAGGTCGAGCGCGAGCGCCGCGACGGCATCGAGTACGAGCCCCTCGTCAAGCGGCGCGACCGCGTCATCGTCGGCATCGACCCCGGCACCACCACCGCGGCCGCGGTCGTCGGCCTCGACGGCACCGTCCACGCGCTGTACTCCTCGCGCACCGGCGACACCGCCGAGGTGACCGAGTGGATCGTCGAGCAGGGGCGGCCGATCATCGTCGCCGCCGACGTGGAGCCGATGCCGGAGACCGTCGAGAAGTTCCGGCGCTCGTTCGACGCCGCCGGGTGGCGCCCCACGACGGACCTCCCGGTCGACGAGAAGCTCCACCGCACCCGCGAGGCGAGCTACGACAACGACCACGAGCGCGACGCGCTCGCCGCCGCGCTGTACGCCTACGACGACCACGAGGACCAGTTCGAGCGGATCGCGGCGAAGACGCCGCCGCGGCTCGACCGCGAGGCGGTGATCGCCGGCGTCGTCGCCGGCGGCTCGTCGGTTGAGGCCGTCATCGAGGACCTGAGCGAGGACGACGGCGACGGAGACGACGGGGGCGACGAGGCGGAGACGGACCCCACGGAGCCGGAGCGCACCGAGGAGGAGGAGACGATCCGCCGGCTCCGCGAGCGCGTCGACCGGCTGGAGTCTCACGCCGAGTCGCTGGAGGACGACCTCGACGAGCGCGACGACCAGATCGCTGAGCTGGAGTCGGAGTTGGAGGAGGCGAAACGCGAGGAGCGCATCGAGGCCCGCACGCGGCGGGCGGTCTCGCGGCTCGAACGCGAGACGGACCGGCTGGAGCGCGAGCGCGACGAGGCCCGCGAGCGCGTCGAGGACCTCGAACGGAAGGTGGAGACGCTGAAGGAGCTGTGGCGGCTCGACCACTCGAACTTCGGCGACGTCGCCGAGGGGCAGGGCCTCGTGAGCGTGAAGGTCGTCGAGCAGTTCACGCTCGACGCGCTCGACGCCGCCGACGAGGCGTACGGGCTCGTCGCCGGCGACGTGGTGTTCCTCCGGGACGCCTCCGGGGCGGGCCGCCGGACCGCGGAGCGGCTCGCCGAGGCGGAGCCCCGCGCCGTGATCCGCGGCGAGGGGAACCTCTCGGACGTGGCCGACGAGGTGCTGTTCGAGCGCGGGGTTCCGGTGGTGCCCGCGGACGCGGTGCCGGTCCGCGAGGTGGACGAGCTGGCGGTCGCGAGCGAGGAGGCCCTCGTCGAGGCCGTCGACGAGTGGGAGGAGCGGGCCGCCGAGCGCCGCCGCGACGAGAAGGCCGAGCGGATCGACCGGATCATCTCCGAGCACCGCGCGGGGCGGACGCTGCCCGAGACCGAGGAGTGA
- a CDS encoding tyrosine--tRNA ligase — MDAHELITRNAAEVVTEAEIEALADDPEGKRAYVGYEPSGVLHIGHMLTANKLIDLQEAGFEVTVLLADVHAYLNDKGSFEEIRHTAERMRDQFIAYGLDESNTQFVLGSDFQLDDDYTLDLHALELETTLARAERAMAEISSGDSVKVSQAVYPLMQALDIPYLGVDLAVGGMEQRKVHMLARDVLPSIDREPPTSLHTPLIADLGTGRGKMSSSEGVTISMEDSREDIESKVNDAYCPPTADPEPTDDGAERENPVLQVFEYHVFPRFDAVTVERPEEYGGNLEYDAYDDLEADLESGELHPADAKGALAEYLDRLIAPGRQQLAE; from the coding sequence ATGGACGCTCACGAGCTGATCACCCGGAACGCGGCCGAGGTGGTCACCGAGGCGGAGATCGAGGCGCTGGCCGACGACCCCGAGGGCAAGCGGGCGTACGTCGGCTACGAGCCCTCGGGCGTGCTCCACATCGGTCACATGCTCACCGCGAACAAGCTCATCGACCTCCAGGAGGCGGGCTTCGAGGTCACCGTGCTTCTGGCCGACGTACACGCCTACCTGAACGACAAGGGGTCGTTCGAGGAGATCCGCCACACCGCCGAGCGGATGCGCGACCAGTTCATCGCCTACGGACTTGACGAGTCGAACACGCAGTTCGTCCTCGGCTCCGACTTCCAGCTCGACGACGACTACACGCTCGACCTCCACGCCCTCGAACTGGAGACCACCCTCGCCCGCGCCGAGCGCGCGATGGCGGAGATCAGCTCGGGCGACTCGGTGAAGGTGTCGCAGGCCGTCTACCCGCTGATGCAGGCGCTCGACATCCCGTACCTCGGCGTCGACCTCGCGGTCGGCGGGATGGAGCAGCGCAAGGTCCACATGCTCGCTCGCGACGTGCTGCCGAGCATCGACCGCGAGCCGCCGACGAGCCTCCACACGCCGCTTATCGCCGACCTCGGCACCGGCCGCGGGAAGATGTCCTCCAGCGAGGGCGTCACCATCTCGATGGAGGACTCCCGCGAGGACATCGAGTCGAAGGTGAACGACGCCTACTGCCCGCCGACGGCCGACCCCGAGCCGACCGACGACGGCGCCGAGCGGGAGAACCCCGTCCTCCAGGTGTTCGAGTACCACGTGTTCCCGCGGTTCGACGCGGTGACCGTCGAGCGCCCGGAGGAGTACGGCGGGAACCTGGAGTACGACGCCTACGACGACCTGGAGGCCGACCTGGAGTCGGGCGAGCTCCACCCGGCGGACGCGAAGGGCGCGCTCGCGGAGTACCTCGACCGCCTCATCGCGCCGGGCCGCCAGCAGCTCGCGGAGTAG
- a CDS encoding CBS domain-containing protein: MRGIKIGSAFGIPIRLNWTFLLVLPLFAYLIGGEVSTIAEVMNEVAGLGIDTAAVATGTTPWILGLSAAVGLFVGVLLHEFGHSLVAMRYGYEIESITLWLLGGLASFAEFPEDWKHEFWIAIAGPLVSVAVGVACYAVVLVAPMGSNAVLFVFGYLALLNVVLAVFNMLPAFPMDGGRVLRALLARNQPHAQATQRAAAVGKVFAFLMGIIGLFTFQLLLIVLAFFVYIAASGEAQQTTLKAAFEGVSVTDVMTPREDLHTVTEDTSVADLMSRMFEERHTGYPVLDGDDLVGMVTLEDARSVREVERDAYRVDDVMATDLVAADPNADALTALQTMQEHGVGRLPVVDADGALVGLISRSDLMTAFNIIQTGGTPGVISGRRRGAGDEPRIL; encoded by the coding sequence ATGCGTGGAATCAAGATCGGGAGCGCGTTCGGGATTCCGATCCGCCTCAACTGGACGTTCTTGCTCGTTTTGCCGCTGTTCGCGTACCTCATCGGGGGAGAAGTGAGTACCATCGCGGAGGTGATGAACGAGGTCGCCGGGCTCGGCATCGACACGGCCGCGGTCGCGACCGGGACCACGCCGTGGATCCTCGGGCTGTCGGCCGCAGTGGGGCTGTTCGTGGGCGTGCTGCTCCACGAGTTCGGCCACTCGCTCGTCGCCATGCGGTACGGCTACGAGATCGAGTCGATCACCCTGTGGCTGCTCGGCGGCCTCGCCAGCTTCGCCGAGTTCCCCGAGGACTGGAAACACGAGTTCTGGATCGCGATCGCCGGCCCGCTCGTCAGCGTCGCGGTCGGGGTGGCCTGCTACGCCGTCGTCCTCGTCGCGCCGATGGGCTCGAACGCCGTCCTCTTCGTGTTCGGCTACCTCGCGCTGTTGAACGTCGTGCTCGCGGTGTTCAACATGCTCCCCGCGTTCCCGATGGACGGCGGCCGGGTCCTCCGGGCGCTGCTCGCGCGGAACCAGCCGCACGCGCAGGCGACCCAGCGGGCCGCCGCCGTGGGGAAGGTGTTCGCGTTCCTGATGGGGATCATCGGCCTGTTCACCTTCCAGCTGCTGCTCATCGTCCTCGCCTTCTTCGTCTACATCGCCGCCTCCGGCGAGGCCCAGCAGACGACCCTGAAGGCCGCCTTCGAGGGCGTCAGCGTCACCGACGTGATGACGCCCCGCGAGGACCTCCACACGGTGACGGAGGACACCTCCGTCGCCGACCTGATGAGCCGGATGTTCGAGGAGCGCCACACGGGGTACCCGGTCCTCGACGGCGACGACCTCGTCGGGATGGTGACCCTCGAAGACGCGCGGTCGGTCCGCGAGGTGGAGCGCGACGCCTACCGCGTCGACGACGTGATGGCGACCGACCTCGTCGCCGCCGACCCGAACGCCGACGCCCTGACCGCGCTCCAGACCATGCAAGAGCACGGCGTCGGGCGCCTCCCGGTCGTCGACGCCGACGGCGCGCTCGTCGGGCTCATCTCCCGGTCCGACCTGATGACCGCGTTCAACATCATCCAGACCGGCGGGACGCCCGGGGTCATCAGCGGCCGGCGGCGGGGGGCCGGCGACGAGCCGCGGATCCTCTGA
- a CDS encoding DUF309 domain-containing protein: protein MDDHTRDPGVAPPLGNPTGWHAGGEPSGDGEASADGAGDAGAVGGYWEHATLRRATEHGVRLFNDGAYHESHDCFEDEWYNYGRGTAESAFLHGMVQVAAGAYKRVDFGNDAGMRSLFETALQYLDGVPSDFYGVDVADVRETLRAALDDPSAVDGWRIALDDARPPAYPADYEYAERVDEGH, encoded by the coding sequence ATGGACGACCACACCCGCGACCCGGGCGTCGCCCCGCCGCTCGGGAACCCGACCGGGTGGCACGCGGGCGGCGAGCCGTCCGGCGACGGGGAGGCGTCGGCGGACGGCGCGGGCGACGCGGGGGCCGTCGGGGGGTACTGGGAGCACGCGACGCTCCGGCGCGCGACCGAACACGGGGTCCGGCTGTTCAACGACGGCGCCTACCACGAGAGCCACGACTGCTTCGAGGACGAGTGGTACAACTACGGCCGCGGCACCGCGGAGAGCGCCTTCCTCCACGGGATGGTCCAGGTCGCCGCCGGCGCGTACAAGCGCGTCGACTTCGGCAACGACGCGGGGATGCGGTCGCTGTTCGAGACGGCCCTCCAGTACCTCGACGGCGTCCCGAGCGACTTCTACGGCGTCGACGTCGCGGACGTCCGGGAGACCCTCCGCGCCGCGCTCGACGACCCGAGCGCGGTCGACGGCTGGCGGATCGCCCTCGACGACGCTCGCCCGCCGGCGTACCCCGCGGACTACGAGTACGCGGAGCGCGTCGACGAGGGGCACTGA